Proteins encoded within one genomic window of Ptychodera flava strain L36383 unplaced genomic scaffold, AS_Pfla_20210202 Scaffold_39__1_contigs__length_1403739_pilon, whole genome shotgun sequence:
- the LOC139127950 gene encoding histone H4 codes for MSGRGKGGKGLGKGGAKRHRKVLRDNIQGITKPAIRRLARRGGVKRISGLIYEETRGVLKVFLENVIRDAVTYTEHAKRKTVTAMDVVYALKRQGRTLYGFGG; via the coding sequence ATGTCTGGTCGTGGCAAAGGAGGCAAAGGTCTGGGAAAAGGAGGCGCCAAGCGTCATCGTAAGGTTCTGCGTGATAACATCCAAGGTATCACTAAGCCAGCTATCCGTCGTCTGGCCCGTCGTGGTGGAGTCAAGCGTATCTCTGGTCTCATCTACGAAGAAACCCGTGGTGTACTCAAGGTCTTCTTGGAGAACGTCATCCGTGATGCCGTCACCTACACCGAGCACGCCAAGAGAAAGACCGTCACCGCCATGGATGTGGTCTACGCTCTGAAACGCCAGGGCCGTACTCTGTACGGTTTCGGCGGTTAG